One Acidobacteriaceae bacterium genomic region harbors:
- a CDS encoding DUF2188 domain-containing protein — protein sequence MSTGKHYFIEQNDDGKYAVRAKDSDRASALFATQAEAIRHVKSLNPDDHPDVERVRQRGNGPDKWRPA from the coding sequence ATGTCCACGGGCAAGCACTACTTCATCGAGCAGAACGACGACGGCAAGTACGCCGTCCGCGCCAAGGATTCCGACCGCGCCAGCGCCTTGTTCGCCACTCAAGCCGAAGCCATCCGGCATGTCAAAAGTCTCAACCCTGACGATCACCCCGACGTCGAACGCGTCCGCCAGCGCGGCAACGGCCCCGACAAGTGGCGCCCCGCCTGA
- a CDS encoding PEP-CTERM sorting domain-containing protein: MRFGPCLAVAVLAFSCVATKADASPYTITGTGASQFTGSADLTTTDNGDGSYTITDIAGTAGYGLGVTGLIAPGAFTNGNGQSNDNLLFPGSSTELVDTDGFAFTDTLGDTNFQVDVFSTDGTGDYAAYLLDSDGFAEQIPVTLDVTLVQADPVFSIAFKGIPTAPSATPEPSTLALMGTGFLGLAGLVRGRRKRC; the protein is encoded by the coding sequence ATGCGTTTCGGGCCCTGTCTCGCTGTTGCCGTCCTTGCCTTCTCCTGCGTCGCGACCAAAGCTGACGCGAGTCCTTACACAATCACCGGAACCGGCGCCAGCCAGTTCACAGGGTCGGCGGACCTCACCACCACCGACAACGGTGACGGAAGCTATACGATCACCGACATTGCGGGAACCGCTGGATACGGCCTCGGTGTGACCGGGCTGATCGCACCGGGCGCGTTCACCAACGGGAACGGCCAATCCAACGACAACCTGCTGTTTCCGGGCTCCAGCACTGAGCTCGTGGACACCGACGGCTTTGCCTTCACCGACACCCTGGGAGACACCAATTTCCAGGTGGATGTGTTTTCGACCGATGGCACCGGCGATTACGCTGCGTACCTGCTAGATTCCGATGGCTTCGCGGAGCAAATTCCGGTAACCCTCGACGTCACGCTGGTGCAGGCGGATCCCGTGTTCTCCATCGCGTTCAAAGGCATCCCGACCGCGCCTTCCGCAACGCCCGAGCCGTCCACCCTCGCACTGATGGGAACCGGCTTCCTCGGGCTGGCAGGTCTGGTTCGCGGCCGCCGGAAGCGTTGCTAA
- a CDS encoding STAS domain-containing protein translates to MPETAVAPVLWTEIERLSTNIVVVRCYGRLVSGGADDLLYRSVKELIPTTSRIVLDLAELKHTDSMGLGTLVRLYGSAKSSGCRLELMHLNKQIRNLLGLTGLFDVFAIIGENGVKFM, encoded by the coding sequence ATGCCTGAGACTGCCGTCGCGCCCGTTCTTTGGACAGAAATCGAACGCCTTTCCACCAACATCGTCGTAGTGCGCTGCTATGGCAGGCTCGTGTCGGGCGGCGCCGATGATCTCCTCTACCGAAGCGTCAAGGAGTTGATCCCGACAACTTCGCGAATCGTTCTGGACCTCGCGGAGTTGAAGCACACCGACAGTATGGGCCTCGGCACATTGGTGCGTCTGTATGGCAGCGCGAAATCTTCCGGATGCCGGTTGGAGCTGATGCACCTGAATAAGCAGATTCGGAATCTGCTCGGGCTTACCGGCTTGTTTGACGTCTTCGCGATCATTGGCGAGAACGGTGTGAAATTCATGTAA
- a CDS encoding ester cyclase encodes MSEQNRNFAHRWFDEVWNKQRESAIDELRHPGGRAFGFPSPGSELSHEDFKEAYRQFNRTFSDIHVVVDEELVDGDHIACRWTASGTHTGDGLGFPATNKRVKFSGASFMSMRDGKMLDGWNFFDFTSVVQMLRES; translated from the coding sequence ATGTCCGAACAGAACCGCAACTTTGCTCACCGCTGGTTCGACGAGGTCTGGAACAAGCAGCGCGAGAGCGCAATCGATGAGCTTCGGCATCCAGGGGGCCGCGCCTTCGGCTTCCCATCGCCCGGCTCAGAGCTCAGCCATGAAGATTTCAAAGAAGCCTATCGGCAGTTCAACCGCACGTTCTCTGACATCCACGTGGTTGTCGATGAGGAACTCGTGGACGGCGATCACATTGCGTGCCGGTGGACGGCGTCAGGCACGCATACGGGCGACGGTCTCGGCTTTCCAGCGACGAACAAACGGGTGAAGTTCTCGGGCGCGTCTTTCATGAGCATGCGTGACGGGAAGATGCTCGACGGCTGGAACTTCTTTGATTTCACGAGTGTCGTGCAGATGCTCCGCGAATCCTGA
- a CDS encoding NIPSNAP family protein yields MKGIAAMTMAAGAFGGGEAQANDETVYELRIYHLNEGKLPLILERFRTRETKIFERLGMHPVGYWVPTDEPLAGRTLVYMLRHKSRAAADAAWAKFRTDPEWVALKKESEKDGEFVNKHDITFLKPTDFSPGV; encoded by the coding sequence ATGAAAGGGATCGCAGCGATGACGATGGCAGCAGGCGCTTTCGGCGGAGGAGAGGCTCAGGCGAACGATGAAACCGTCTACGAGCTGCGCATCTATCACCTGAACGAGGGCAAACTGCCCTTAATCCTGGAGCGCTTCCGCACCCGCGAGACCAAAATCTTCGAGCGCCTGGGAATGCATCCGGTCGGCTACTGGGTTCCCACCGACGAGCCGCTCGCCGGCCGCACGCTCGTCTACATGCTCCGCCACAAGAGCCGCGCCGCCGCCGATGCAGCCTGGGCCAAATTCCGCACCGATCCGGAGTGGGTCGCGCTCAAAAAGGAGAGCGAAAAGGACGGCGAGTTCGTGAACAAGCACGACATCACCTTCCTTAAGCCGACCGACTTCTCGCCTGGGGTGTAG
- a CDS encoding ester cyclase: protein MAQSPRDIAVRWFEEVWNKGRLEAVDEMATPDAKCYGFPQPESVLDREQFKEYVLEFRRSFTHVHLSIDETLTEGYRVAARWTGTMKHTGSGLGFAPTGQTVHVHGMSILHLREGLISEGWNALDLGSVVHFLSAVSARH, encoded by the coding sequence ATGGCGCAATCTCCGCGCGATATCGCGGTTCGATGGTTTGAAGAGGTCTGGAACAAGGGCAGGCTGGAGGCCGTCGACGAGATGGCGACGCCTGATGCGAAGTGCTATGGCTTCCCGCAGCCGGAGTCCGTGCTGGATCGCGAACAGTTCAAGGAATATGTTCTGGAGTTCCGGCGATCCTTCACGCACGTTCACCTGAGCATCGATGAGACATTGACCGAGGGCTACCGTGTCGCTGCCCGCTGGACGGGAACGATGAAGCACACTGGATCGGGACTCGGCTTCGCGCCGACGGGGCAAACCGTACACGTCCATGGAATGTCCATCCTCCACCTTCGCGAGGGCCTGATAAGCGAGGGGTGGAACGCTCTCGATCTGGGCAGCGTCGTGCACTTCCTCAGCGCGGTATCGGCACGACACTGA
- a CDS encoding cytochrome c: MRAAGGFLLGVIVTLVILVGGVWGYLKYGSLPVATSDKPFPLEAQIVRLPLNARIAHNMEQPPFSGNEQVYEAGAQIYSQQCAACHGQPGHDSDFAQWMYPHAPQLWKKHGKKNVVGVSDDDAGETFWKVKNGIRLTGMPSYQHILSDQQMWDVTLLLKAADQPLSPQVSSTLSAAH; the protein is encoded by the coding sequence ATGCGGGCTGCAGGCGGCTTTTTGCTCGGGGTAATCGTAACGCTGGTGATCCTTGTAGGCGGCGTCTGGGGATATCTGAAGTACGGCTCGCTTCCGGTCGCCACGTCCGACAAGCCTTTTCCGCTCGAGGCACAGATCGTCCGGCTGCCGCTCAACGCCCGCATCGCTCACAACATGGAGCAGCCTCCGTTCTCCGGCAATGAGCAGGTGTACGAGGCTGGCGCCCAGATCTATTCCCAGCAGTGCGCCGCTTGCCACGGCCAGCCCGGGCACGACTCCGACTTCGCCCAGTGGATGTATCCACACGCGCCCCAGCTCTGGAAAAAGCACGGCAAAAAGAACGTCGTCGGCGTGAGCGATGACGACGCCGGTGAAACCTTCTGGAAGGTGAAGAACGGCATCCGCCTCACCGGCATGCCTTCCTATCAGCACATCCTCAGTGACCAGCAGATGTGGGATGTGACACTGCTCCTCAAGGCCGCCGACCAGCCGTTGTCGCCGCAGGTATCGTCCACCCTGTCCGCGGCGCACTAG
- a CDS encoding HAD hydrolase family protein: protein MIEPALAERARRIKVLLFDVDGVLTDGSITIIPNANSTDLSGVEVKSFSAHDGMGIALAHVAGLKVGWITKRVSQVVAIRARDLRIEHVYQGQHYKVQALDQVIADEGCTLEEIAYVGDDIIDLPVLRKVGLAVASANARPQVKVMAHYVTPHPGGQGAARDTIDLLLEARGMLEQTIEEYLDPQNKEAKKADIGVGNM, encoded by the coding sequence ATGATTGAACCTGCACTCGCCGAGCGGGCGCGCCGCATCAAGGTATTGCTTTTCGACGTCGACGGTGTTCTGACCGACGGCAGCATCACGATTATTCCTAACGCCAACAGCACGGATCTGTCGGGAGTCGAAGTCAAGAGCTTCTCCGCACACGACGGGATGGGAATTGCCCTGGCGCATGTTGCGGGGTTGAAGGTGGGTTGGATTACGAAGCGCGTCTCGCAGGTGGTGGCGATTCGTGCGCGCGATCTGCGGATCGAGCATGTGTATCAAGGGCAGCACTACAAGGTGCAGGCGCTGGACCAGGTGATTGCCGACGAGGGGTGCACGCTGGAGGAGATTGCGTATGTGGGCGACGACATCATCGATCTGCCGGTGCTGCGCAAGGTGGGGCTGGCGGTGGCGTCGGCGAATGCTCGGCCGCAGGTGAAGGTGATGGCACATTACGTGACGCCGCATCCTGGCGGGCAGGGAGCCGCACGGGACACGATCGACCTGTTGCTGGAGGCGCGCGGAATGCTGGAGCAGACGATTGAGGAGTATCTCGATCCGCAGAATAAGGAAGCGAAGAAGGCGGACATCGGCGTGGGCAATATGTAA
- a CDS encoding cupin domain-containing protein, with translation MKTIRGAETTPQCGPANWFDGEVWIQPVLGAEDSPSQRSAVVSFAAGARTAWHTHPRGQMIFIISGVCHAQREGTEVERLTAGDAAWFGPGEKHWHGAAPGHPMVHLAVQEADERGEVVTWMEKVSI, from the coding sequence ATGAAGACGATTCGTGGCGCCGAAACAACACCGCAATGCGGGCCGGCCAACTGGTTCGACGGCGAGGTCTGGATCCAGCCTGTGCTCGGTGCAGAGGACTCACCCTCCCAGCGCAGCGCGGTCGTCTCGTTCGCCGCCGGTGCACGCACAGCCTGGCACACGCACCCACGCGGCCAGATGATCTTCATCATCAGCGGCGTATGTCATGCGCAACGAGAAGGCACGGAGGTCGAACGCCTCACCGCCGGTGACGCCGCCTGGTTCGGTCCCGGCGAAAAGCATTGGCACGGCGCCGCACCCGGCCATCCCATGGTCCACCTCGCCGTGCAGGAGGCCGACGAACGCGGCGAAGTCGTCACCTGGATGGAGAAAGTCAGCATCTAG
- a CDS encoding DEAD/DEAH box helicase: MSSAPATERPEFVSHPDLEWAHPLVQEWFISRFGTPTEPQIAGWPAILRGEPTLISAPTGSGKTLAAFLVCIDKLLRAALEGRLSPHTHVVYVSPLKALSNDVQKNLEGPLREIQELALTRGYLCPEIRAGVRTGDTLAKERASMLKHPPHILVTTPESLYILLTANKPRRNLERVSTVIVDEIHALADDKRGSHLALSLERLDALVCGENRLSPGAMLTGMSAPPQRIGLSATQNPIELVADFLVGSASRRARATIVQVGQRRKLDLAIEVPSSELGSLTTIPMWEEIYDKLARMALEHRSTLVFVNTRKFVEKISFELAARLGPEAVAAHHGSLSRALRLDAEQRLKNGEIRILVATASLELGIDIGNVDLVCQIATTRSVSVAMQRVGRAGHWRGAVPKGRLFALTRDDLMEHCALVRGMREGELDRLEIPEQPIDVLMQQIVAACGAESWQEDALYEVVRRAWPYRNLTRAEFDEIVTLLHEGIENSRGRYGAYLLRDRVNGQLHARRGARMIAISNGGAIPDTSSFAVMLQPENVQIATLDEHFAVDSSPGDVVLLGNTSWRIQRIDPQGKVLVEDAHGAPPSIPFWEGEAPQRTAVLSSGVANLRDEIDRRTNLLTPNDLVRGCESEDAEAQFADVLAWLGAECGVNESAARQIVSYIVNGRAVLGVVPTKTTIIAERFFDDGGGQQLILHAPFGGRLNKAWGLALRKRFCRGFNFELQAAATDNGINISLAEQHSFPLADVFQFLTEQTARELLEQASIPSPLFKNRWRWAAGRSLQLLRMQKGKRVAPQIQRTRSDDLLASVFPHASACPETMVGDIEIPDHPLVREVMRDTLSEAMDIDGLNDVLRGISSGEIRCVAVDTVVPSQFAHELINAMPYSFLDPEDAAARRTRAVSLSRTVPDSISDGAMRIDPQAIATVREQLWPDVRDEHELHDLLLSLGALPVGWLESQAEVRREKTKHWHVFFDRLQQNGRAQLLQLGESVAWIAAERMDDAALLWPESFVGVRTGDGAVSGEESSTRLVQGWLQLLGPATASRLAEILGLRPQPIHQALLKMEMQGLAMRGVFECPQPADDQPFEVEWCERRILHRIHRLAVRSMRQRVEPVSATTFMRWLLEWHRLTPVQDERQLEGEEAVLAAIEQLEGFEAPAAEWERSLLPARVPNYDPRWLDNLCLAGIVGWGRISPHPAWQKTDGSASAPRRVIPTSAAPITFYLRESAEWLHSTLSAKRIDEFTLAQSLSPEAQRIRALLAERGAVFTADLQRLSGLSKLQTTTALWELATAGLASADGFDQLRAMMDPRRKSAALAQTPAVTLRKRAAARTTAGRWSLLWDPAAPPEQDAHVSGKRLANATEDERARIIQAAKDADAALEAHARILLARYGVLFRELLAREANAPAWRDLAPMLRRLEARGEIRGGRFVSGAFGEQFALEEAAEGLRAARRGSSDGVVALSAADPLNLVGILLPGERVAAVPGRQIQVRNGSVEGAQPTSDTVADAVPVAIPVAASLWAEAAVQ; the protein is encoded by the coding sequence ATGAGCTCTGCCCCTGCGACTGAGAGGCCGGAATTTGTGTCCCATCCGGACCTCGAGTGGGCGCATCCGCTGGTGCAGGAGTGGTTCATCAGCCGCTTCGGCACGCCGACAGAGCCGCAGATTGCGGGATGGCCTGCGATCCTGCGAGGTGAGCCGACGCTGATCTCCGCGCCGACGGGCTCGGGCAAAACGCTGGCGGCGTTTTTGGTGTGCATCGACAAGCTGCTGCGCGCTGCGCTCGAAGGCAGATTGTCGCCGCACACGCATGTTGTTTACGTTTCGCCGCTGAAGGCGCTTTCGAACGACGTGCAGAAGAATCTCGAAGGACCTCTGCGCGAGATTCAGGAGCTGGCGCTGACGCGCGGGTATCTGTGCCCCGAGATTCGCGCCGGCGTGCGTACGGGCGACACGCTGGCGAAGGAGCGCGCGTCGATGCTGAAGCATCCGCCGCACATTCTGGTGACGACGCCGGAGTCGCTGTACATTCTGCTGACGGCGAATAAGCCGCGCAGGAACCTGGAGCGCGTGTCGACAGTGATCGTCGACGAGATTCACGCGCTGGCGGACGATAAGCGTGGGTCGCACCTGGCGTTGTCGCTGGAGAGACTGGACGCGCTGGTGTGCGGCGAGAATCGACTGTCGCCGGGCGCGATGCTGACGGGAATGAGTGCGCCGCCGCAGCGCATTGGGCTTTCGGCAACACAGAATCCGATTGAGCTGGTTGCGGATTTTCTTGTGGGCTCCGCCTCGCGGCGCGCGCGCGCGACGATTGTGCAGGTGGGGCAGCGACGAAAGCTGGATCTCGCGATCGAGGTCCCGTCGAGCGAGCTGGGATCGTTGACGACGATCCCGATGTGGGAGGAGATCTACGACAAACTGGCGCGAATGGCGCTCGAGCACCGGTCGACGCTGGTGTTTGTGAATACGCGGAAGTTTGTCGAGAAGATCAGCTTTGAGCTGGCGGCACGGCTTGGGCCGGAGGCCGTTGCGGCGCATCATGGATCACTCTCGCGCGCGCTGAGGCTGGATGCGGAACAGCGCCTCAAGAATGGCGAGATTCGGATCCTGGTTGCGACGGCTTCGCTGGAACTGGGCATTGATATTGGGAACGTCGATCTGGTTTGTCAGATTGCGACGACGCGGTCGGTGTCGGTTGCGATGCAGCGCGTGGGCAGGGCAGGGCATTGGCGTGGCGCGGTGCCGAAGGGCCGGCTGTTTGCGCTGACGCGGGACGACCTGATGGAGCACTGTGCGCTGGTGCGCGGGATGCGAGAGGGCGAGCTTGATCGCCTGGAGATTCCGGAACAGCCGATTGATGTGTTGATGCAGCAGATTGTGGCAGCGTGCGGCGCGGAGTCATGGCAGGAGGATGCGCTCTACGAGGTTGTCCGTCGTGCATGGCCGTATCGGAACCTCACGCGCGCGGAGTTCGACGAGATCGTCACGCTGCTGCACGAGGGCATTGAGAACTCGCGCGGACGGTACGGCGCGTACCTGCTGCGGGATCGCGTGAACGGGCAGCTTCATGCGCGGCGCGGCGCGCGGATGATCGCGATCTCAAATGGCGGAGCGATTCCGGATACGTCGTCGTTTGCGGTGATGTTGCAGCCGGAGAACGTGCAGATTGCGACGCTGGACGAACACTTCGCGGTGGATTCGTCTCCCGGCGATGTTGTGTTGCTGGGCAATACGAGCTGGCGGATTCAGCGGATCGATCCGCAGGGCAAGGTGCTGGTGGAAGATGCGCATGGCGCACCGCCGAGCATTCCGTTCTGGGAGGGTGAAGCTCCGCAGCGGACCGCGGTCTTGTCGAGCGGTGTGGCGAATCTGCGTGATGAGATCGACCGGCGAACGAATCTATTGACGCCAAACGATCTAGTTCGTGGATGTGAATCGGAGGACGCTGAGGCGCAGTTTGCAGACGTGCTGGCGTGGCTTGGGGCTGAATGTGGCGTGAATGAGTCCGCGGCGCGACAGATTGTGAGCTACATCGTGAATGGCCGCGCGGTGCTTGGCGTCGTTCCGACGAAGACGACGATTATTGCGGAGCGATTCTTCGATGACGGCGGCGGGCAACAGTTGATTCTGCATGCGCCATTTGGTGGCCGGCTGAACAAGGCTTGGGGCCTGGCACTGCGCAAGCGTTTCTGCCGCGGGTTCAATTTTGAGTTGCAGGCTGCGGCGACGGACAACGGCATCAATATCTCACTGGCGGAGCAGCACAGCTTTCCGCTGGCGGATGTGTTTCAGTTCCTGACGGAGCAGACGGCGCGCGAACTGCTGGAGCAGGCCTCGATTCCGTCGCCGCTGTTCAAGAACCGCTGGCGCTGGGCGGCAGGACGTTCACTGCAGTTGCTGCGGATGCAGAAAGGCAAGCGTGTCGCCCCTCAGATTCAGCGCACGCGGTCGGACGATCTGCTGGCGAGCGTGTTTCCGCATGCCTCGGCGTGTCCCGAGACCATGGTTGGCGACATCGAGATTCCGGATCATCCTCTGGTGCGCGAGGTGATGCGGGACACATTGTCGGAGGCGATGGATATTGACGGATTGAACGACGTGTTGCGCGGCATTTCTTCGGGTGAGATCCGGTGCGTCGCGGTTGATACGGTCGTACCGTCACAGTTCGCGCATGAGCTGATCAACGCCATGCCGTACAGCTTCCTCGATCCTGAGGACGCGGCGGCGCGGCGCACGCGTGCCGTTTCGTTGAGCAGGACGGTGCCGGATTCAATCAGCGACGGCGCGATGAGGATTGATCCGCAGGCGATTGCGACTGTGCGCGAGCAGCTTTGGCCGGATGTGCGCGATGAGCACGAGTTGCATGATCTGCTGCTGTCGCTGGGAGCATTGCCGGTTGGCTGGCTGGAGAGTCAGGCTGAGGTTCGGCGCGAGAAGACGAAGCATTGGCATGTGTTCTTCGATCGGCTGCAGCAGAATGGACGCGCACAGCTTTTGCAGCTTGGCGAATCTGTTGCGTGGATCGCAGCAGAGCGGATGGATGATGCGGCGCTGCTTTGGCCGGAGTCGTTTGTGGGTGTAAGAACGGGCGATGGTGCGGTTTCGGGAGAGGAGAGCAGTACGCGACTTGTGCAGGGCTGGCTGCAGCTTTTGGGGCCAGCGACTGCGTCACGTTTGGCGGAGATCCTCGGACTGCGTCCGCAGCCGATTCACCAGGCGCTGTTGAAGATGGAGATGCAGGGGCTGGCGATGCGCGGTGTATTTGAGTGCCCTCAGCCTGCGGACGATCAGCCGTTTGAAGTTGAGTGGTGCGAGCGGCGCATTCTGCATCGCATTCATCGGCTTGCGGTGCGGTCGATGCGGCAGCGCGTTGAGCCGGTGTCCGCGACGACGTTCATGCGCTGGCTGCTGGAGTGGCATAGGCTGACGCCTGTCCAGGACGAGCGCCAGCTTGAGGGCGAGGAGGCAGTGCTTGCCGCGATCGAACAGCTCGAGGGGTTTGAGGCTCCCGCAGCGGAGTGGGAGCGGTCGCTGCTGCCGGCGCGTGTGCCGAACTATGATCCGCGATGGTTGGACAATTTATGCCTCGCGGGGATCGTTGGCTGGGGAAGGATTTCGCCGCATCCGGCCTGGCAGAAAACGGATGGATCAGCATCCGCACCGCGCCGCGTGATTCCGACGTCTGCCGCGCCGATTACGTTCTATCTGCGCGAGTCTGCGGAGTGGCTGCACTCGACGCTTTCAGCAAAGCGCATCGACGAATTTACGCTGGCGCAGTCGCTCTCTCCTGAGGCGCAGCGGATTCGTGCGCTGCTGGCGGAGCGTGGAGCGGTGTTTACGGCAGATTTGCAACGGCTCTCCGGACTGAGCAAATTGCAGACGACGACTGCGCTGTGGGAGCTCGCTACGGCAGGGCTGGCGTCGGCGGATGGCTTCGATCAATTGCGCGCGATGATGGATCCGCGGCGCAAATCTGCGGCTTTGGCACAGACGCCGGCGGTGACGCTGCGCAAGCGCGCGGCTGCGCGGACGACCGCGGGCAGGTGGTCGCTGTTGTGGGATCCGGCGGCTCCGCCGGAGCAGGATGCGCATGTCTCCGGGAAGCGGCTGGCGAATGCGACGGAGGATGAGCGCGCGCGAATCATTCAGGCGGCGAAGGACGCGGATGCGGCGCTCGAGGCGCACGCGCGAATTCTGCTGGCGCGGTATGGTGTGCTCTTCCGCGAGTTGCTGGCGCGCGAGGCGAATGCTCCTGCGTGGCGTGATCTTGCGCCAATGCTGCGGCGTCTGGAGGCTCGCGGTGAGATTCGTGGAGGGCGGTTCGTAAGTGGGGCGTTCGGGGAGCAGTTCGCGCTGGAAGAGGCTGCGGAGGGATTGCGGGCGGCGCGCAGAGGATCGAGCGACGGCGTTGTCGCGTTGTCTGCAGCCGATCCGCTGAATCTGGTGGGCATTCTTCTGCCGGGTGAACGCGTCGCTGCGGTTCCCGGGCGGCAGATTCAAGTTCGCAATGGAAGTGTCGAAGGCGCACAACCAACTTCGGACACGGTTGCTGATGCGGTTCCGGTGGCCATTCCGGTTGCGGCTTCTCTGTGGGCAGAGGCTGCCGTCCAATGA
- a CDS encoding DUF5522 domain-containing protein, whose translation MASSAVPSAPLEPGDFYYENGFVVFTAAYHLKRGYCCNSGCRHCPFREA comes from the coding sequence ATGGCGAGCTCCGCGGTTCCATCTGCGCCGCTCGAACCGGGTGACTTCTACTACGAAAATGGGTTTGTGGTGTTTACCGCGGCGTATCACCTGAAGCGAGGATATTGCTGCAATTCAGGTTGCAGGCACTGCCCGTTTCGTGAGGCTTAG
- a CDS encoding tetratricopeptide repeat protein, producing the protein MRSRVLLLAFVLAPLAAYAAESSAVPPQQSAPLTSAEERADLHNSPDWALIQPHLPNPGTATAAQLETAGDVLRARRFPEDALDYYGYALQRGGDVSTLMNKMGIVRLELRQVDLARAMFLRTVRARKKDSTAWNNLGVTYYAMQDYRAAIDAYKRAVKLNRNSAVFHSNLGLAYFEKGDAEDARTEFARALQIDPAIMSGTDSGGTTAHILGAHNYPGMCLEMAKLFAREHDVDRMLFWLGKGSDAGLDVRTAVHEDSALNAYAKDPRITLLIANAAQLHARSVASARPPSLGNSASH; encoded by the coding sequence ATGCGTTCCCGCGTACTGTTGCTAGCCTTCGTTCTCGCGCCTTTAGCGGCGTATGCCGCTGAATCCTCTGCAGTTCCGCCACAGCAGTCGGCCCCGCTTACCTCGGCGGAGGAGCGCGCGGATCTGCACAACAGTCCTGACTGGGCGCTGATTCAACCACATCTTCCCAACCCAGGAACAGCCACCGCGGCCCAATTGGAAACCGCCGGCGACGTTCTGCGCGCCCGCCGATTCCCCGAAGACGCGCTGGACTACTACGGTTACGCCCTGCAGCGTGGCGGCGACGTCAGCACACTGATGAACAAAATGGGTATCGTGCGACTCGAGCTTCGCCAGGTCGATCTCGCTCGCGCAATGTTCCTTCGCACCGTGCGCGCACGAAAGAAGGACTCCACCGCCTGGAACAATCTCGGCGTAACCTACTACGCCATGCAGGACTACCGCGCCGCGATCGACGCCTATAAACGCGCAGTCAAGCTCAATCGCAATTCCGCGGTGTTCCACTCCAACCTCGGCCTTGCATATTTCGAGAAGGGTGATGCCGAGGACGCGCGCACCGAGTTCGCTCGCGCTCTACAAATCGATCCCGCGATCATGAGCGGCACCGACAGCGGCGGCACCACCGCGCATATTCTCGGTGCACACAACTATCCAGGCATGTGCCTCGAGATGGCCAAGCTGTTCGCGCGCGAGCATGACGTCGACCGCATGCTCTTCTGGCTCGGCAAGGGCAGCGATGCCGGACTCGATGTGCGCACGGCCGTCCACGAAGACTCTGCACTCAATGCCTACGCCAAAGATCCGCGCATCACACTGCTCATCGCAAATGCGGCGCAGTTGCACGCACGTTCCGTAGCTTCGGCCAGGCCGCCGAGCCTCGGCAATTCCGCATCGCACTAA
- a CDS encoding VWA domain-containing protein: MRFTRSLGSLLFAIAILPLASLSAQAPPSSDAEHMAIHVTVSARNGTPVEGLTKNDFLLLDNKHEEPITGFQALSATPTSIVIVLDAVNLPYSEVSYARQQLEQFLSSNGGHLAQPTTLAVLQDRGMQIQPGFTTDGNALRASLDQFSIGLRDLTRAAGFYGATERLEISLTNFKMLIGKLPEDGRKQIIWISAGWPLLSGPGVELSPAQRTRAFNDVVAITTELYRTNTVVDAVNPVGTVEDVGRTNFYQSFLHAPRSQKDVDLGDLGLQVIAEQSGGLVLNGSNDISALIQHSFADSNGGYELTFAPAPGERDNEYHELQVKVRRPGAAVHTTAGYYARPAFPGGQLSVPVPAPR, encoded by the coding sequence ATGCGCTTCACCCGTAGTCTCGGCTCGCTTCTGTTTGCAATCGCAATCCTTCCGCTCGCATCTTTGTCCGCCCAGGCGCCGCCTTCCTCAGACGCCGAACACATGGCCATCCACGTAACCGTGTCCGCACGTAACGGCACGCCAGTCGAAGGCCTTACGAAGAATGACTTCCTACTCTTGGACAACAAGCACGAGGAGCCCATCACCGGGTTCCAGGCGCTCAGCGCAACTCCGACCAGTATCGTCATCGTGCTCGATGCGGTGAATCTTCCCTATAGCGAGGTTTCGTACGCCCGCCAGCAACTGGAGCAGTTCCTCTCCTCCAATGGCGGTCATCTCGCTCAGCCGACAACACTCGCCGTCTTACAGGACCGCGGCATGCAGATTCAGCCTGGTTTCACAACTGATGGCAATGCACTGCGCGCCTCGCTCGACCAGTTCTCGATTGGTCTGCGGGATCTCACACGAGCCGCCGGATTCTACGGTGCAACGGAACGACTCGAGATTTCTCTGACAAACTTCAAGATGCTCATCGGCAAATTACCCGAGGATGGCCGAAAGCAAATCATCTGGATCTCTGCTGGATGGCCGCTGCTCAGCGGGCCCGGCGTAGAGCTGAGTCCCGCTCAACGTACTCGAGCTTTCAACGACGTCGTGGCAATCACCACCGAGCTATACCGCACGAACACAGTCGTAGATGCCGTCAATCCAGTCGGCACCGTCGAGGACGTAGGCCGGACGAACTTCTATCAGAGCTTTCTGCATGCGCCAAGGAGCCAAAAAGACGTCGACTTGGGTGATCTGGGGCTTCAGGTCATCGCAGAGCAAAGCGGTGGTCTGGTGCTGAATGGAAGCAATGACATTTCCGCGCTGATTCAACACTCCTTTGCCGACAGTAACGGCGGCTACGAGCTCACCTTCGCTCCAGCGCCCGGCGAGCGCGACAACGAATATCATGAGCTGCAGGTGAAGGTGCGGCGGCCGGGAGCGGCGGTACACACCACCGCCGGCTACTACGCGAGACCGGCTTTTCCGGGTGGTCAGCTGTCGGTACCCGTGCCCGCCCCGCGCTGA